The following coding sequences lie in one Trichoderma breve strain T069 chromosome 1, whole genome shotgun sequence genomic window:
- a CDS encoding RNA recognition motif domain-containing protein: MTLMKASSFDILRQLSSDQENVFNPGPRSLPKQDNTPKRPASSGNLIAQSAKCAEHESSLAFQVGDTNNDDVFTDRPVSGAECRVSSSKGDERSTEEASNGSEEQALQTDVGNWSLVPRDPLQVDAQNIYPSSACVFVANLTQAFDDRKLEIEVTKYFSQFGTVFVKIRRDSRQMPFAFCQFTCDADAENAGKHGNGSVILGRPCRVEKATAHSCFLVYKLSGAETTRQEAIDLLGALGPIAKAYPLDLNGHKAENFPPAIVVHYKRYDSSRSVTKAFEGHPVFRVDAYDPKAETRQQHKKSDQQSYAQYEKDRRSAYFGNLPLNMTADILKSLASQCGKVLCVEVATKEIPQVGDRTTTTCFGFVEFVRPDSIDNAIMNYHRKPIDGHIIKVERKRTRMFNGPSYATNGSQRGAFVGAPSTWHGNKGGNHHGRGNRIMTADSFIPPTAGLSATYLPTVLDNEEDNEVSPTKADGSHPLPQTNAGRYTHSTITRPTISDESSAAFVSLPINPKYSSTSQLPVISYVKETELEEVEERSTTKGRDEIQQENLTDNAEVKEEERGPKAIQSTHEPEFCSNDSYRGKLDEHLRDSKDVEFGNSATNDDQKTLETPTKSPIKTTAEPSPAYSIESAASCFYPIIQPYTYSPYGFHPIQSLMAHSMTPQGGPLMYNSFGQSYYSTAPYSDVFTMYPLMQRYPTAAVDTPTRPSTTSHGVENLQEECRNEAYGMSPKGGQNTGEVDKGRAN; the protein is encoded by the exons ATGACACTCATGAAAGCGTCGTCCTTCGACATCCTCCGCCAGCTCTCGTCTGATCAAGAGAATGTTTTCAACCCTG GCCCACGTAGCTTGCCAAAACAGGATAACAC TCCTAAGCGACCTGCCTCGTCCGGCAACTTGATTGCCCAGAGTGCCAAGTGTGCCGAGCATGAAAG CTCACTTGCCTTTCAAGTTGGAGATACCAacaatgatgatgtattTACCGATCGACCAGTATCAGGAGCGGAGTGTAGAGTCTCGTCCTCGAAAGGAGATGAGCGTAGCACTGAGGAGGCCTCAAACGGGAGCGAAGAACAGGCTTTGCAAACAGACGTCGGCAACTGGTCTCTGGTTCCTCGTGACCCTCTTCAAGTTGATGCTCAGAATATTTATCCATCGTCAGCCTGCGTATTTGTCGCCAA TCTAACCCAAGCCTTTGACGATCGAAAGCTGGAAATCGAAGTTACCAAGTACTTCTCGCAGTTTGGTACCGTTTTCGTCAAGATTCGTCGAGATAGTCGCCAGATGCCATTTGCTTTTTGTCAATTTACA tgtgatgccgatgccgagaaCGCCGGAAAACATGGAAACGGCTCTGTCATACTCGGTCGCCCTTGTCGCGTCGAAAAAGCCACCGCTCATT CATGCTTTCTTGTTTATAAGCTCTCTGGAGCTGAAACGACTAGACAAGAAGCTATAGATCTTCTTGGTGCCCTAGGACCAATAGCCAAGGCATATCCTCTGGATCTCAACGGCCACAAGGCAGAGAATTTCCCGCCTGCTATTGTCGTTCATTACAAACGCTATGACTCTTCGCGATCTGTAACAAAG GCCTTTGAGGGCCACCCGGTTTTTCGCGTTGACGCATACGACCCCAAGGCTGAGACTCGGCAGCAGCACAAGAAAAGCGACCAGCAGAGCTATGCACAGTACGAGAAAGACCGTCGATCGGCATATTTTGGCAATTTACCCTTGAATATGACGGCGGATATTCTGAAGTCTCTAGCAAGCCAGTGCGGCAAAGTGCTCTGTGTTGAGGTTGCGACAAAAGAAATTCCTCAAGTTGGTGACAGGA CTACTACAACATGTTTTGGATTTGTAGAGTTTGTCCGACCCGATTCTATTGACAACGCTATCATGAATTAT CACCGCAAGCCTATTGATGGCCATATTATCAAAGTTGAGAGGAAGCGTACGAGAATGTTCAATGGGCCTTCTTACGCCACTAATGGCTCTCAAAGAGGAGCATTCGTTGGCGCTCCATCTACTTGGCATGGGAACAAAGGGGGCAATCACCATGGTCGTGGCAACCGTATTATGACTGCTGACAGTTTCATTCCTCCAACTGCAGGGTTATCAGCAACATATCTTCCAACCGTGCTCGACAACGAGGAGGATAATGAAGTCTCTCCTACAAAGGCAGATGGgtctcatcctcttcctcaaaCAAATGCTGGACGCTATACCCACTCCACCATTACCAGACCTACCATCAGCGATGAGAgctctgctgcctttgttAGCCTCCCAATAAATCCGAAGTATAGCTCCACTAGCCAGCTACCGGTTATTAGCTATGTCAAGGAGAccgagcttgaagaagtagaagagcGCAGCACCACCAAGGGCAGAGATGAAATACAACAGGAGAATTTGACTGACAATGCCGAAgtcaaagaggaagaaagaggaccAAAAGCTATCCAAAGCACGCACGAACCAGAATTTTGTTCCAACGACAGTTACCGAGGCAAGTTAGATGAGCATCTCCGCGATTCCAAGGACGTCGAATTTGGGAACAGCGCGACAAATGACGATCAAAAAACTTTGGAAACTCCAACCAAGTCTCCGATAAAGACTACTGCAGAGCCTTCTCCGGCGTATAGTATTGAGTCAGCGGCATCTTGCTTCTACCCAATCATTCAGCCTTATACCTATTCGCCTTATGGATTTCACCCGATCCAATCATTGATGGCTCACTCCATGACACCACAGGGTGGTCCTCTTATGTACAACTCGTTCGGACAGTCGTACTATAGCACCGCACCATATTCCGATGTGTTCACCATGTATCCATTGATGCAACGATATCCAACTGCTGCGGTGGACACTCCTACTCGCCCTTCTACGACATCTCATGGCGTTGAAAATTTACAGGAAGAGTGCCGGAATGAAGCATATGGAATGTCTCCAAAGGGCGGCCAAAACACCGGCGAAGTGGACAAGGGAAGAGCTAACTGA
- a CDS encoding tim44-like domain-containing protein, whose product MRSIAAPALRHGTANNLPRCAARPLAAQMLRQYATQPSRSRTMREMDRAARAGSSRMTKEQSISQLQKMANAEYFKDGGGPLFPGTFVTLPLFRLPLNPADFAQYQWSRLRHWVIETVSLLNFKLKSMPNWTTRPQWKARRGKIAPTAKALYQEVLEAFAAGDKATLERICVNDFAKKLIAAIDRRNPRERVHFKVTKYNSSLFYPKRIAHQIHQINMYDKNLMTEQAVVAISSTQQVSRYDASTGETIPGSVKIQDKVEYVVLSRQVNAVTFESDAWRVWGTTSPTTLEAYLEEKEAIDKEQARRAGWKPASK is encoded by the exons ATGCGCTCAATCGCGGCACCGGCACTTCGCCATGGCACTGCGAATAATCTTCCAAGATGCGCCGCAAGGCCATTGGCCGCGCAGATGCTTCGACAATATGCGACACAGCCATCAAGGAGCAGAAcaatgagagagatggatcGTGCGGCTCGTGCTGGCTCAAGCAGGATGACAAAAGAACAGAGCATCTCGCAGTTGCAGAAAATGGCAAACGCAGAGTACTTCAAGGATGGAGGGGGTCCGCTGTTTCCAG GCACATTTGTAACCCTCCCGTTATTTCGTCTGCCGCTAAACCCTGCAGATTTCGCGCAATATCAATGGAGCAGGCTAAGACATTGGGTGATTGAAACCGTTTCTTTGCTCAACTTCAAATTGAAATCCATGCCAAATTGGACGACTCGACCTCAGTGGAAAGCCCGCCGCGGCAAGATTGCGCCTACGGCCAAGGCTCTATATCAGGAAGTGCTAGAGGCTTTTGCTGCGGGAGACAAAGCGACACTCGAAAGAATTTGCGTCAATGACTTTGCAAAGAAGCTCATTGCGGCAATAGACCGCCGGAATCCTCGAGAGCGGGTTCACTTCAAGGTTACCAAGTACAACAGCTCGCTCTTCTATCCCAAGCGAATAGCACATCAGATCCACCAGATCAACATGTACGACAAGAACCTCATGACAGAACAAGCCGTTGTTGCCATTTCATCCACCCAGCAGGTGTCTCGGTATGATGCGTCTACAGGAGAGACGATCCCTGGCAGCGTTAAGATTCAAGACAAGGTGGAATATGTGGTGCTCTCCAGACAGGTCAATGCGGTCACATTCGAATCGGACGCGTGGAGAGTTTGGGGCACAACATCTCCCACAACTTTGGAAGCATatctggaagagaaggaagctATCGACAAGGAGCAGGCGAGACGAGCTGGATGGAAGCCTGCGTCCAAGTAG
- a CDS encoding complex I intermediate-associated protein 30 (CIA30) domain-containing protein, whose amino-acid sequence MRATQPLLAKSFLARSFDELKRRSSIAWNLDAVKGPSGPRELYDFHSADSVSNCIVMSDKLIGGSSTSSLDFIHSSTSSSSPSHARFYGHISTSLPPDRLAIQRTGYAAFRTPDQPPTVFGRSVWDIDPYIYLALRIKSDGRAYYVNVQTESVEPTDLHQHRLFTKRPGQWETILIRWNDFVRTNHGFVVEPQTELLRQRVYSVGIGLTDRVEGPFELCIERVWATNGAEETRTTKETQEGELKNRKGEKIQW is encoded by the exons ATGAGAGCCACGCAGCCTCTTCTTGCAAAGAGCTTCCTTGCGCGGAGctttgacgagctcaagaGGCGCTCCAGTATAG CCTGGAACCTCGACGCCGTCAAGGGTCCCTCAGGCCCCCGCGAGCTCTACGACTTCCACAGCGCCGATTCCGTGAGCAACTGCATTGTCATGTCCGACAAATTGATCGGCGGCTCCTCCACCAGCAGTCTCGACTTCATCCATTCTTCgacttcctcctcctcaccgtCTCACGCACGCTTCTACGGCCACATCTCGACCTCACTCCCACCAGATCGCTTGGCAATTCAGCGGACAGGCTATGCGGCGTTTCGGACACCAGACCAGCCGCCCACAGTCTTCGGTCGCTCTGTTTGGGATATAGACCCTTACATATATCTCGCATTGCGGATCAAATCCGATGGCAGAGCATATTACGTCAACGTACAGACAGAGAGTGTGGAGCCAACAGACCTCCATCAGCATCGGCTATTCACAAAGCGCCCTGGGCAATGGGAAACGATTCTCATTCGGTGGAATGACTTTGTGCGCACAAACCATGGCTTCGTCGTTGAGCCACAAACAGAGCTTTTAAGACAAAGAGTCTATAGTGTAGGCATCGGGCTGACGGATCGCGTGGAAGGGCCCTTTGAGCTCTGCATCGAGAGAGTGTGGGCAACAAATGGAGCTGAAGAGACACGCACGACGAAAGAAACACAGGAGGGGGAACTGAAGAACAGGAAGGGCGAAAAGATTCAGTGGTGA
- a CDS encoding HMG (high mobility group) box domain-containing protein, whose protein sequence is MDMSQQISSPNHEIAVYLAAIWDGLKDQITPFLSVLYIDDTIYRMLDSHGRRYIARKFMEHTREAVMYCRDGNRGDRHYLGPPRYFIANGGVIHSPDGLEPIWAMNDGLNTRLESVAACQPTVPLKPTKIPRPPNAYILYRKDRHNLVKAANPGITNNEISQILGRAWNQESRDVRQKYKQMSEEIKIALLEKHPDYQYKPRKSSEKRRRTRRSQQAHAILVDANLAAPDDDAVEGHSVTSV, encoded by the exons ATGGATATGTCACAGCAAATATCTTCTCCGAATCATGAAATTGCAGTTTATCTAGCCGCCATCTGGGATGGACTGAAAGACCAGATAACTCCCTTCCTCAGTGTCCTTTACATCGATGACACTATTTACCGAATGCTGGACAGCCATGGGAGGCGCTATATCGCCAGGAAATTCAT GGAGCATACGAGAGAAGCCGTAATGTATTGTCGTGATGGTAACAGAGGAGACCGTCATTATCTCGGCCCACCGCGTTATTTTAttgccaatggcggcgtGATACATTCTCCTGATGGCCTTGAGCCAATCTGGGCGATGAACGATGGCTTGAATACTCGCCTTGAAAGCGTCGCAGCTTGCCAACCTACGGTGCCACTTAAGCCAACCAAGATTCCACGCCCTCCCAATGCATACATTTTGTACCGCAAGGATCGGCACAATCTGGTTAAAGCTGCCAATCCTGGTATTACCAACAACGAAATCT CTCAAATCTTAGGACGAGCTTGGAATCAAGAATCAAGAGACGTACGGCAAAAATATAAGCAGATGTCAGAAGAAATCAAAATCGCGCTACTGGAAAAGCATCCAGATTATCAGTACAAGCCTCGGAAATCGTCAGAGAAACGCCGTCGCACTCGCCGCAGCCAACAAGCGCATGCTATATTGGTCGATGCCAATCTTGCTGCTCCCGACGATGACGCAGTTGAAGGCCATTCTGTTACCTCGGTTTAG